In Luteitalea sp. TBR-22, one genomic interval encodes:
- a CDS encoding response regulator transcription factor, with protein sequence MTTAETTEAPIRVLVVDDHPVFREGLVAIMTRAGLAVVAQAADGAGAVAAFDTHRPDVTLMDLRMPGMGGVEAITRIRERHLTARIIVLTTFDGDEDIYSGLRAGAKSYLLKDASPDDLLQCMRDVHRGRPYLPSHIAGKLAERLQGGVLTPRELDVLQLMTHGRTNREIGGALALAESTVKVHVNSILGKLQASSRTEAVTIALRRGLVAIT encoded by the coding sequence GTGACAACGGCCGAGACGACCGAGGCGCCGATCCGCGTGCTCGTCGTCGACGACCACCCGGTCTTCCGCGAGGGCCTGGTCGCGATCATGACGCGCGCCGGTCTCGCCGTGGTCGCCCAGGCCGCCGATGGCGCCGGCGCGGTTGCCGCGTTCGACACCCACCGGCCGGACGTCACGCTGATGGATCTGCGGATGCCCGGCATGGGTGGCGTGGAAGCGATCACCCGCATCCGGGAGCGCCACCTGACGGCGCGCATCATCGTCCTCACCACCTTCGACGGCGACGAGGACATCTACAGCGGGTTGCGGGCCGGCGCCAAGTCGTATCTGCTGAAGGACGCCTCGCCGGACGACCTGCTGCAGTGCATGCGCGACGTGCACCGCGGTCGCCCCTACCTGCCGTCGCATATCGCCGGCAAGCTCGCCGAACGCCTGCAGGGCGGGGTGCTCACGCCGCGCGAGCTCGACGTGTTGCAGCTCATGACGCACGGACGCACCAACCGCGAGATCGGCGGCGCGCTCGCGCTCGCCGAGAGCACCGTCAAGGTCCACGTCAACAGCATCCTCGGCAAGCTGCAGGCGTCGAGCCGTACCGAGGCGGTGACGATCGCGCTCCGTCGCGGCCTTGTCGCGATCACGTAG
- a CDS encoding GAF domain-containing sensor histidine kinase, producing MNDLDRLPLGSDRAMALVHLLHHVAAAANAASSLQDVLACVLPGLCTVTGWDLAHVFLVDVANPTRVASVGAWHVRADCESRIAPFIDHAGQITRVDALGFSRRVVETGEVAWCTGADEPGDGERIRLARACGLSAAAAFPIEVGPEVAAVLECFALEPRPRDDDVADVIAQAGTQLGRVIERERSAAALREVARALQREVAQRREAEEVVRSQVDTMSAVAEALASEPRLDAFLAYLLRAIAQQLQAEGAGIWVTQHDGRHVQPAFSYEGGRVLSAVESLHPAMRGPIDLEDESPIVQAVFRCRRPLVHDVATDPLIRPDDRDYLVAQGVTTVLNLPLFMHDRLVGFLTARRTSTLPFTEEHVRVGQALAAHAALAIELTRLAEDTRATAVVQERSRLARDMHDTLAQAFTGLLAQVEAARRNLDDRADVAERLGRAADMAREGLAEARRAVWALQPHMAPEDLSRRIHAAAARVRDESGLDVVIEERGVPAQLPPDVGQAVLRVIQEALTNVQRHAAARQVVVDVRYGDADVRVCVSDDGAGFDTGAAYQGYGMTSMRERVERLGGAFAVESSPQGTAIDAWLPLPPGGAQA from the coding sequence ATGAACGACCTCGACCGCTTGCCGCTCGGCTCCGACCGCGCCATGGCGCTCGTGCACCTGCTGCACCATGTCGCCGCGGCCGCCAACGCCGCATCGTCGCTGCAGGACGTGCTGGCCTGCGTGCTGCCGGGGCTCTGCACGGTGACGGGCTGGGACCTCGCGCACGTCTTCCTGGTCGACGTCGCCAACCCCACCCGCGTGGCGTCGGTCGGCGCGTGGCACGTCCGGGCGGACTGCGAGTCGAGGATCGCCCCCTTCATCGATCATGCCGGGCAGATCACGCGGGTGGACGCACTCGGTTTCAGCCGCCGCGTCGTCGAGACCGGTGAGGTGGCCTGGTGCACGGGCGCCGACGAACCGGGCGACGGCGAGCGCATCCGCCTGGCGCGGGCCTGCGGGCTCTCGGCCGCCGCCGCCTTCCCGATCGAGGTCGGCCCGGAAGTCGCCGCGGTCCTCGAATGCTTCGCGCTCGAGCCGCGGCCGCGCGACGACGATGTGGCCGACGTCATCGCGCAAGCCGGCACGCAGCTCGGCCGCGTGATCGAGCGGGAGCGCAGCGCCGCCGCGCTGCGCGAGGTCGCCCGCGCCCTGCAGCGTGAAGTGGCGCAACGGCGCGAGGCCGAGGAGGTGGTGCGGTCGCAGGTCGACACGATGAGCGCCGTCGCCGAAGCGCTCGCCTCCGAGCCGCGGCTCGACGCGTTCCTCGCCTACCTGCTGCGGGCCATCGCCCAGCAGTTGCAGGCCGAAGGCGCGGGGATCTGGGTGACCCAGCACGACGGCCGGCACGTCCAGCCGGCGTTCTCGTACGAGGGCGGCCGTGTGCTGTCCGCCGTCGAGTCGCTGCACCCGGCGATGCGTGGCCCGATCGACCTGGAGGACGAATCGCCGATCGTCCAGGCGGTGTTCCGTTGCCGGCGCCCGCTGGTGCACGACGTCGCGACCGATCCGCTGATCCGGCCCGACGACCGGGACTACCTCGTGGCGCAGGGCGTGACCACGGTCCTCAACCTGCCGCTGTTCATGCACGACCGGCTGGTCGGCTTCCTCACCGCGCGTCGCACGTCCACGCTGCCCTTCACGGAGGAACACGTCCGGGTGGGACAGGCGCTCGCGGCGCACGCCGCCCTCGCGATCGAGCTCACTCGCCTGGCCGAGGACACGCGTGCCACGGCGGTCGTGCAGGAGCGGTCGCGCCTCGCCCGCGACATGCACGACACCCTGGCCCAGGCCTTCACCGGCCTGCTGGCGCAGGTCGAGGCGGCGCGTCGCAACCTCGACGATCGGGCGGACGTCGCCGAGCGGCTCGGCCGCGCTGCGGACATGGCTCGTGAGGGACTGGCCGAGGCGCGCCGCGCCGTGTGGGCCCTGCAACCGCACATGGCTCCCGAGGATTTGTCGCGACGGATACACGCGGCCGCGGCCCGCGTCCGCGATGAGAGTGGCCTCGACGTCGTGATCGAGGAGCGGGGTGTGCCTGCACAGTTGCCCCCGGACGTCGGGCAGGCCGTGCTGCGCGTCATCCAGGAGGCCCTCACCAACGTCCAGCGGCACGCCGCCGCGCGGCAGGTCGTGGTCGACGTGCGGTACGGCGACGCCGACGTCCGCGTCTGCGTGAGCGACGACGGCGCCGGGTTCGACACGGGGGCGGCGTACCAGGGCTACGGGATGACCAGCATGCGGGAGCGCGTCGAGCGCCTCGGCGGTGCGTTCGCCGTCGAGTCGTCCCCGCAGGGCACGGCCATCGACGCATGGCTGCCCCTGCCGCCGGGAGGCGCGCAGGCGTGA
- a CDS encoding hydrolase — protein MSFQEMLSPANAALVLIDFQPAMYQGVESHDRLSVVHNVQVLAKSARLFGLPVLLSTVAQDTFAGPFMPEVTELFPGLSVVDRTSINAWLDPGFRAGVAALGRKKIVLAGLWTEACVMFPSLDLLREGYEVYVPTDACGDVSREAHERAVQRLVQAGAVPMTSLQMTFELQQDWARGETYDGVMDILKAHTPYGIQVRFSKWALGEHASEAGPALTNA, from the coding sequence ATGTCCTTCCAGGAAATGCTGTCGCCGGCCAACGCCGCGCTCGTGCTGATCGACTTCCAGCCGGCCATGTACCAGGGCGTCGAGTCCCATGACCGCCTGAGTGTCGTCCACAACGTGCAGGTGCTCGCCAAGTCCGCCAGGCTGTTCGGACTGCCCGTGCTGCTGTCGACGGTCGCCCAGGACACCTTTGCCGGGCCTTTCATGCCCGAGGTCACGGAGCTGTTCCCGGGCCTGTCGGTCGTCGACCGCACGAGCATCAACGCGTGGCTGGACCCGGGCTTCCGCGCCGGTGTCGCGGCGCTCGGCCGCAAGAAGATCGTGCTGGCGGGCCTGTGGACCGAGGCCTGCGTGATGTTCCCGTCGCTCGACCTGCTGCGCGAGGGCTACGAGGTGTACGTGCCCACCGACGCGTGCGGCGACGTGTCGCGCGAGGCCCACGAGCGCGCCGTCCAGCGCCTGGTGCAGGCCGGCGCCGTGCCGATGACGTCGCTGCAGATGACCTTCGAACTGCAGCAGGACTGGGCCCGCGGCGAGACCTACGACGGCGTGATGGACATCCTCAAGGCGCACACGCCGTACGGCATCCAGGTGCGCTTCTCGAAATGGGCCCTCGGCGAGCATGCCTCCGAAGCCGGGCCGGCCCTGACCAACGCGTAA
- a CDS encoding pyridoxamine 5'-phosphate oxidase family protein — MSFGSLAFTPAVQQLQARYGSRQQYARMERASPSTQALGPAETDFLASRDSLYWATVGSTGWPYVQHRGGPKGFVKVIDDRTLALGDFRGNKQFISTGNLLTDNRVAIIMVDYPQQARLKILGRVDVLDGDSARDWIERVRTPGYKAVIERVFVVHIEAFDWNCPQHITPRYTAEEIQAVVRPMEERLQALEIENARLRAAVVSQGGR; from the coding sequence ATGAGTTTCGGTTCACTGGCCTTCACCCCGGCGGTCCAGCAACTGCAGGCCCGGTACGGCAGTCGGCAGCAGTACGCGCGGATGGAGCGGGCGTCGCCGTCGACGCAGGCGCTCGGACCCGCCGAGACGGACTTCCTCGCATCTCGCGACAGCTTGTACTGGGCGACCGTCGGTTCGACGGGGTGGCCCTACGTGCAGCATCGCGGCGGCCCGAAGGGCTTCGTCAAGGTGATCGACGACCGGACGCTGGCGCTCGGCGACTTCCGAGGCAACAAGCAGTTCATCAGCACGGGGAACCTGCTCACCGACAACCGCGTGGCGATCATCATGGTGGACTACCCGCAGCAGGCCCGCCTGAAGATCCTCGGACGCGTCGACGTGCTCGACGGCGATTCGGCGCGCGACTGGATCGAGCGGGTCCGCACGCCCGGCTACAAGGCGGTCATCGAACGCGTGTTCGTGGTCCACATCGAGGCGTTCGACTGGAACTGCCCGCAGCACATCACGCCGCGCTACACCGCCGAGGAGATTCAGGCGGTCGTGCGGCCGATGGAAGAGCGACTGCAGGCGCTCGAGATCGAGAATGCACGCCTGCGCGCCGCTGTGGTGTCGCAGGGCGGTCGGTGA
- a CDS encoding amidohydrolase, with protein sequence MQPPAADVVLHNGAITTLDRRRPTAQALAVRSGRIVAVGADAEVMAHRGTDTRVVDLRGRTAIPGLIDSHTHLIRGGLHYNLELRWDGLPSLAEALKRLREQAQRTPAPQWVRVVGGFSEFQFAERRMPTLDEINAAAPETPVFVLHLYDRALLNAAALRAVGYTRATRDPPGGRIQRDRHGEPTGLLIAQPNALILYSTLAKGPTLPLEDQVNSTRQFMRELNRLGVTSVIDAGGGYQNYPDDYAVIERLHRDRQMTVRVAYNLFTQKPQGEYEDFQRWIGLTRPGAGDEFYRMNGAGEMLVFSAADFEDFLEPRPELAARMEGDLERVVRLLVEHRWPFRLHATYDESITRFLDVFERVHRDVPFAGLRWMLDHAETISPRNIDRVAALGGGIAIQHRMAFQGEYFVDRYGAAAAALAPPIPEMRRAGVPVGAGTDATRVASYNPFVALSWLTSGRTVGGLMLYPPSRRLDRTEALRLWTHGSAWFSGEQDVKGLLSEGYLGDVTVLSADYFSVPDEEVSRLESVLTMVGGNVVYAAGEFSSLAPPPLPVSPSWSPVAAYGGYARSAAGPVAQQRVHVCAHHAPQPAWWSTGCDCFAF encoded by the coding sequence GTGCAGCCGCCCGCCGCCGACGTCGTCCTCCACAATGGCGCGATCACGACCCTCGATCGCCGCCGGCCGACGGCCCAGGCCCTGGCCGTACGGAGCGGCCGCATCGTCGCCGTCGGCGCCGACGCCGAGGTCATGGCCCACCGGGGCACCGACACCCGCGTCGTCGACCTGCGGGGGCGGACCGCCATCCCCGGGCTCATCGACTCGCACACGCATCTCATTCGCGGAGGACTGCACTACAACCTCGAGTTGCGTTGGGACGGGCTGCCGTCGCTGGCCGAGGCCCTGAAGCGCCTGCGCGAGCAGGCGCAGCGGACGCCGGCGCCGCAGTGGGTGCGGGTGGTCGGCGGCTTCTCCGAGTTCCAGTTCGCCGAGCGCCGCATGCCGACGCTCGACGAGATCAACGCCGCCGCTCCGGAGACGCCGGTGTTCGTGCTGCACCTCTACGACCGGGCGCTGCTCAACGCCGCAGCACTGCGCGCGGTGGGTTACACCCGGGCGACGCGGGACCCGCCGGGCGGACGGATCCAGCGAGACCGGCATGGCGAGCCGACCGGGCTGCTCATCGCGCAGCCGAACGCGCTGATCCTGTACTCCACGCTCGCCAAGGGGCCGACGCTGCCGCTCGAGGATCAGGTGAACTCGACGCGGCAGTTCATGCGCGAGCTCAACCGGCTGGGCGTGACCAGCGTCATCGATGCCGGCGGCGGGTACCAGAACTACCCCGACGACTACGCGGTGATCGAGCGCCTGCACCGAGACAGGCAGATGACGGTGCGGGTCGCGTACAACCTGTTCACCCAGAAGCCGCAGGGCGAGTACGAGGACTTCCAGCGCTGGATCGGCCTCACCCGGCCCGGCGCCGGCGACGAGTTCTACCGCATGAACGGCGCCGGCGAGATGCTGGTGTTCTCGGCGGCCGACTTCGAGGACTTCCTCGAGCCGCGTCCTGAACTCGCCGCCCGCATGGAAGGCGACCTCGAGCGTGTCGTCCGCCTCCTCGTCGAGCACCGCTGGCCCTTCCGCCTGCACGCCACCTACGACGAGTCGATCACGCGGTTCCTCGACGTGTTCGAGCGCGTGCATCGCGACGTGCCGTTTGCCGGCCTGCGCTGGATGCTCGACCACGCCGAGACCATCTCGCCCCGCAACATCGATCGGGTCGCGGCGCTGGGCGGCGGCATCGCCATCCAGCACCGCATGGCGTTCCAGGGCGAGTACTTCGTCGATCGGTATGGCGCGGCGGCGGCGGCGCTGGCGCCGCCGATTCCGGAGATGCGCAGGGCCGGCGTCCCGGTAGGCGCCGGCACGGACGCGACGCGCGTCGCGAGCTACAACCCGTTCGTCGCCCTGAGTTGGCTGACCAGTGGGCGCACCGTCGGCGGCCTGATGCTGTATCCGCCGTCGCGGCGCCTCGACCGCACCGAAGCCCTGCGGCTCTGGACCCACGGCAGTGCGTGGTTCTCGGGGGAGCAGGACGTGAAAGGCCTGCTGTCGGAGGGCTACCTGGGCGACGTCACGGTGCTGTCGGCCGACTACTTCTCCGTGCCCGACGAGGAGGTGAGTCGTCTCGAGTCGGTGCTGACGATGGTCGGCGGGAACGTGGTGTACGCGGCCGGAGAGTTCTCGTCGCTCGCGCCGCCACCGCTGCCGGTGAGCCCGTCGTGGTCGCCCGTGGCGGCCTATGGCGGGTATGCCAGGAGTGCCGCCGGCCCGGTGGCCCAGCAGCGCGTCCACGTGTGTGCCCACCATGCCCCGCAGCCAGCGTGGTGGTCGACCGGGTGCGACTGCTTTGCTTTCTGA
- a CDS encoding DUF2721 domain-containing protein: protein MEPQLSVLAAIVAPAVLTNASSVLTLGMGNRLVRVVDRTRVVLADLADPRASDTQREALRDQLQDLKRRTRLLLAAQRCFFVALGSFAAVALLCVVAAATSASAGPVTAWATRLALAAGAAGVVGLACGCGAMLIETQVALRNLSREVAMFEAEA from the coding sequence GTGGAACCGCAGTTGAGCGTGCTTGCGGCAATCGTCGCGCCAGCCGTGCTGACCAATGCCTCGTCGGTGCTGACGCTCGGCATGGGCAACCGCCTGGTGCGTGTGGTGGACCGCACGCGCGTCGTCCTTGCGGACCTGGCCGACCCCCGGGCCTCGGACACGCAGCGCGAGGCGCTGCGCGATCAGTTGCAGGACCTCAAGCGCCGGACACGACTCCTGCTCGCCGCGCAGCGATGCTTCTTCGTCGCGCTCGGGTCGTTTGCCGCGGTGGCGCTGCTGTGTGTCGTCGCGGCGGCGACGTCCGCCTCGGCGGGGCCGGTGACGGCGTGGGCGACGCGCCTGGCGCTCGCGGCCGGCGCAGCCGGGGTCGTCGGGCTCGCCTGCGGCTGCGGCGCGATGCTGATCGAGACGCAGGTCGCGCTCCGGAACCTGTCGCGGGAAGTCGCGATGTTCGAGGCCGAGGCGTGA
- a CDS encoding serine/threonine-protein kinase, with the protein MIRLGMRERSELAPTQVGLVAPLPTDMIADQVGRVRWFCLVSGVLWGLATGMEAWVTPKVAGVAPSLAALVISFSAATTATGLWGYLSRARQSSGTRVDVGPWLAVSNAAHVAMLEVWARGPGTLNPGQPSWIMMVILLTAVIAPSTPRRVAAATIGAASMGPLAIGLAAATGRPVPSLATAALVYLPNYLWAAAAVIPSVIVDRIGGRLRAARELGSYALIERLGAGGMGEVWRARHRLLARDAAIKLIRLQVLGAASADQARNLLRRFEREAQATAQLQSAHSIRIFDFGATEDDRFYYAMELLSGRDLESLVQEFGPVLPERAVFLLRQVCHSLAEAHAGGLIHRDVKPANIYVCRMGLEYDFAKVLDFGLVTFRTDPAHGSAPTLLTDPGTALGTPAYMAPEVILGSEVDRRVDV; encoded by the coding sequence GTGATCCGCCTCGGCATGCGCGAACGCAGCGAACTGGCGCCGACCCAGGTCGGGCTTGTCGCGCCGCTCCCGACCGACATGATCGCGGATCAGGTCGGCCGCGTCCGGTGGTTCTGTCTCGTCAGCGGCGTGCTGTGGGGGCTTGCGACGGGCATGGAAGCGTGGGTGACCCCGAAGGTGGCCGGCGTTGCCCCCTCGCTGGCCGCGCTCGTGATCTCCTTCAGTGCCGCGACGACGGCGACGGGCCTGTGGGGGTACCTGTCGCGGGCGCGGCAGTCGAGCGGCACTCGAGTGGACGTCGGCCCGTGGCTGGCGGTCTCGAACGCGGCACATGTCGCGATGCTCGAGGTGTGGGCGCGCGGACCGGGCACCCTCAATCCGGGGCAGCCCTCGTGGATCATGATGGTGATCCTCCTGACGGCGGTCATCGCGCCGTCGACGCCGCGTCGGGTCGCCGCCGCCACCATCGGCGCCGCCTCGATGGGGCCGTTGGCCATCGGCCTGGCCGCGGCGACGGGGCGTCCCGTGCCGTCGCTCGCGACCGCAGCGCTGGTGTACCTGCCGAACTACCTGTGGGCCGCCGCCGCCGTGATCCCGTCGGTGATCGTCGATCGGATCGGCGGCCGTTTGCGCGCCGCGCGGGAACTCGGCAGCTATGCACTCATCGAACGGCTCGGCGCCGGCGGCATGGGTGAGGTGTGGCGGGCGCGGCACCGCCTGCTGGCGCGCGACGCGGCGATCAAGCTGATCCGACTTCAGGTGCTCGGGGCTGCCAGCGCGGATCAGGCGCGCAACCTGCTCAGGCGATTCGAGCGCGAGGCACAGGCGACCGCCCAGTTGCAGTCGGCGCACAGCATCCGCATCTTCGACTTCGGGGCCACCGAGGACGACCGCTTCTACTACGCGATGGAGTTGCTCTCGGGCCGCGACCTCGAGTCGCTGGTGCAGGAGTTCGGACCGGTCCTCCCGGAACGGGCGGTGTTCCTCCTGCGTCAGGTGTGTCACTCGCTGGCGGAGGCGCACGCCGGCGGGCTGATTCACCGCGACGTCAAGCCGGCGAACATCTACGTCTGCCGGATGGGGCTCGAGTACGACTTCGCGAAGGTCCTGGACTTCGGCCTGGTCACGTTCCGCACCGACCCCGCGCACGGCTCTGCCCCCACCTTGCTGACCGACCCGGGGACGGCGCTCGGGACACCGGCCTACATGGCCCCCGAGGTCATCCTGGGCAGCGAAGTGGACCGCCGTGTCGACGTGTAG
- a CDS encoding xanthine dehydrogenase family protein molybdopterin-binding subunit, translating into MSPAIGSPLRRVDGELKVTGRAAYAADITLPSLAHAVLVTSTIATGRIVGLDTSRAERTPGVVAVLTHLNAPRLPYRPHRSVLDPHGERLHVLQDDVVRFNGQPVAVVVAETLEQAEHAASLVLVQYASAPARLDFEAARREAIVPEAGRSADSRVPADHVRGAPEQALARADVRVDREYRIARQQHNPMEPHATVARWDGDRLTLWDKSQWVVTVRDELAAVFGLLPEQVHVISPLVGGAFGTTLRAWGHVTLAALAARVTGRPVRLTLTRRQMYAGTGHRPETWQRLAVGANREGRLQTIVHEGTGETSTYEQYTERLHEVTGLLYACPHVRLRYRLAPLDTHTPVFMRAPGTASGAFALECALDELAYALRIDPLDLRIRNEPTSDAHAGLPFSSRSTLACYREGAARFGWASRTLEPRSMRDGRWLLGWGMATAAYHTLRGAAGARVRVLADGRAVVESSASDMGPGTYTSLTQVASDALGVAPDRVRVVLGDSTFPYAPSHGGSQTMASVGPAVYAACEAARRRLIDLAVADERSPLHGTRPGEVDAADGQLWVRQDATRRTRYQEVLARAGLEAIDATETVRPSTESERFSMQAFGAVFAEVAVDPDLGLVRMRRLVGAYGAGRIVNPRLALSQVLGGMVGGIGMALLEHTVIDRSSGRVVNATLADYLVPVHADMPALEAIFVEEHDPHVNPLGVKGIGELALVGVAPAIANAVFHATGRRVGRLPITIEQLL; encoded by the coding sequence ATGAGTCCCGCGATCGGCAGTCCGCTGCGGCGGGTGGATGGCGAACTCAAGGTCACCGGACGCGCCGCCTATGCCGCCGACATCACGTTGCCGTCCCTGGCGCATGCCGTGCTGGTCACCAGCACCATCGCGACGGGGCGGATCGTCGGGCTCGACACCTCGCGGGCGGAGCGGACCCCCGGCGTCGTCGCCGTGCTGACGCACCTCAACGCACCGCGCCTGCCGTACCGGCCTCACCGCAGCGTCCTCGACCCGCACGGCGAGCGCCTGCACGTGCTGCAGGACGACGTCGTGCGGTTCAACGGGCAGCCGGTCGCCGTGGTGGTGGCCGAGACGCTGGAGCAGGCCGAGCACGCCGCGTCGCTGGTCCTCGTCCAGTACGCCAGTGCGCCGGCTCGGCTCGACTTCGAGGCGGCCCGGCGCGAGGCCATCGTACCCGAGGCAGGGCGGTCGGCCGACTCGCGGGTCCCGGCCGACCACGTGCGCGGCGCGCCGGAGCAGGCGTTGGCGCGTGCCGACGTGCGCGTCGACCGCGAGTACCGCATCGCGAGGCAGCAGCACAACCCGATGGAGCCACACGCGACGGTCGCGCGCTGGGACGGGGATCGACTGACGCTCTGGGACAAGAGCCAGTGGGTGGTCACGGTGCGCGATGAACTGGCGGCCGTGTTCGGGTTGCTGCCCGAACAGGTACACGTCATCTCGCCGTTGGTCGGCGGCGCGTTCGGCACGACGCTGCGGGCGTGGGGACACGTGACGCTGGCGGCGTTGGCCGCACGGGTCACGGGTCGGCCGGTCCGGCTGACACTGACGCGGCGGCAGATGTACGCCGGCACCGGCCACCGCCCCGAGACGTGGCAGCGGCTGGCCGTCGGCGCCAATCGTGAGGGGCGGTTGCAGACGATCGTCCACGAGGGCACCGGCGAGACGTCGACGTACGAGCAGTACACCGAGCGCCTCCATGAAGTGACCGGATTGCTGTATGCGTGCCCGCACGTGCGCCTGCGGTACCGTCTGGCACCGCTCGACACGCACACGCCGGTGTTCATGCGGGCGCCGGGTACGGCGAGCGGCGCTTTCGCGCTCGAGTGCGCGCTCGACGAGCTGGCGTACGCGCTGCGGATCGATCCCCTCGACCTACGCATCCGCAACGAACCCACGTCGGATGCGCATGCCGGCCTCCCGTTCTCCAGCCGCTCGACCCTTGCGTGCTACCGGGAGGGGGCGGCGCGCTTCGGATGGGCATCTCGCACGCTCGAGCCGCGTTCCATGCGCGACGGGCGCTGGCTGCTGGGCTGGGGCATGGCGACAGCGGCGTATCACACGTTGCGCGGAGCGGCCGGCGCGCGCGTGCGCGTGCTCGCCGACGGGCGGGCGGTGGTCGAGAGCTCTGCGAGCGACATGGGGCCGGGCACGTACACGTCGCTGACCCAGGTGGCCAGCGACGCGCTGGGAGTGGCGCCCGATCGCGTCAGGGTCGTGCTTGGCGACTCGACGTTCCCGTACGCCCCGTCACATGGCGGCTCCCAGACGATGGCCAGCGTCGGTCCAGCGGTGTACGCCGCGTGTGAGGCGGCGCGTCGGCGGCTGATCGATCTGGCCGTCGCCGACGAGCGCTCGCCCCTGCACGGCACGCGGCCCGGTGAGGTGGATGCCGCGGACGGGCAGCTGTGGGTCCGGCAGGACGCGACGCGGCGCACCCGCTACCAGGAGGTCCTCGCGCGGGCCGGCCTCGAGGCGATCGACGCCACCGAGACCGTCAGGCCCTCCACCGAGTCGGAGCGGTTCTCGATGCAGGCGTTCGGCGCGGTGTTCGCGGAAGTGGCGGTGGATCCCGACCTGGGCCTCGTCCGGATGCGTCGGCTCGTCGGGGCCTACGGCGCCGGCCGCATCGTCAACCCGCGCCTGGCGCTGAGTCAGGTGCTGGGCGGGATGGTCGGCGGCATCGGCATGGCGCTCCTCGAGCACACCGTGATCGATCGATCGTCTGGACGGGTCGTCAACGCGACGCTGGCCGACTACCTCGTGCCGGTGCACGCGGACATGCCGGCCCTCGAGGCGATCTTCGTCGAGGAGCACGACCCCCACGTCAATCCGCTGGGCGTCAAGGGCATCGGCGAGTTGGCGTTGGTCGGCGTTGCTCCCGCGATTGCCAACGCGGTGTTCCACGCAACCGGCCGCCGCGTCGGTCGCCTGCCAATCACCATCGAGCAGTTGCTGTAG
- a CDS encoding DUF3455 domain-containing protein, protein MFRHIIPFAAATLLATAVVHAQPPAGVPAGLEPPAGVHPYLTLHAEGTQNYMCVLSPTGFGWLFYGPQATLTGADEAQVATHFLSPNPDQQGAARPTWQHSGDTSAIWAAAIASSTDPAFVAPGAIPWLLLAVVGDEAGPGGGTFFPGTTHIQRVNTAGGQAPATGCKTARDVGKKALVPYSTDYVFYR, encoded by the coding sequence ATGTTCCGTCACATCATCCCGTTCGCCGCGGCCACATTGCTCGCCACGGCCGTCGTCCACGCGCAGCCGCCGGCCGGCGTGCCTGCAGGCCTCGAGCCGCCAGCCGGCGTGCATCCCTACCTGACGCTCCACGCCGAGGGCACGCAGAACTACATGTGCGTCCTGTCACCCACCGGCTTCGGCTGGCTGTTCTACGGCCCACAGGCGACGCTGACCGGCGCCGATGAGGCGCAGGTGGCGACGCACTTCCTGAGCCCGAATCCCGATCAACAGGGCGCTGCCCGCCCGACCTGGCAGCACTCCGGCGACACCAGCGCGATCTGGGCGGCGGCCATCGCGTCGTCGACCGACCCGGCCTTCGTGGCGCCCGGGGCGATCCCGTGGCTGCTCCTTGCGGTGGTGGGCGACGAAGCGGGACCGGGCGGTGGCACGTTCTTCCCGGGCACGACCCACATCCAGCGCGTCAACACCGCGGGAGGGCAGGCGCCTGCGACGGGCTGCAAGACCGCCCGGGACGTCGGCAAGAAGGCACTCGTGCCCTACAGCACCGACTACGTGTTCTATCGGTGA